One segment of Gopherus flavomarginatus isolate rGopFla2 chromosome 8, rGopFla2.mat.asm, whole genome shotgun sequence DNA contains the following:
- the SCG2 gene encoding secretogranin-2 produces MYSISRGSCPSAENSLQTRSKKTRTIMLWVRSAVCHTGKISNMADAKTCWLGAAFSLTLFFVLICCVDAASIEPYQLLQKNPDYLVKNLQRLPSPDMIKALEYIENLHKQANKAENGPDYNFYQGAPFLLQQKESKDQSHLADNIRDSLTEDESQWVRSMLEALRQTEKESKAGSKENKPYTMSSDNLPAGVSDDYEAYKRPERRHKYIKMPHAHDEESSRDSPFKRTNEIVEEQYTPQSLATLESVFQELGKMTGPSNHKKERLDEDQKLYTEDEDDVYKVNNIAYEDVVGGEDWNPIEEKVESQTQEEMKDHKEEIDKNEEVIDDEMKRSGNQGFLENEMGRDSKDQMSDDITKLMNYYLKRLMSNIGNGRLRTGHEEKKAGTFLEKLDPQSISQLIEISRNLQIPPEDLLDMLKIGEKQQQSERVETEQEPELPEDLEDDISETNLDSIDRFKNKMNPKNGYMKQPINAMPDNLVEGLNIEDIVNLLGTDNLANQKTSYFVNQLNEENNLPRLPYIPRRPKGHQLPKAPWINDLERRQIEYEKLNEKDEELADYLANMLAKYPEVMNTNQLKRVLVPVSSENDLQEDDQLEQAIKEHLNQLGSQESDKLVSLSKRLSMARENDDTQARQYLDEDMLVKVLEYLNQEQSEKGRDHITKRAMENM; encoded by the exons ATGTACAGTATAAGCAGAGGGAGCTGTCCCAGTGCTGAAAACAGTCTACAAACTCGCAGCAAAAAGACAAGGACGATCATGCTTTGGGTTCGCTCTGCTGTCTGTCACACAG gAAAGATTTCTAACATGGCAGATGCTAAAACCTGCTGGCTTGGAGCAGCTTTCTCTCTCACCCTTTTCTTTGTCCTAATCTGTTGTGTTGATGCAGCTTCAATCGAACcttatcagctgcttcagaaAAACCCAGACTACTTAGTGAAAAATTTACAAAGGCTCCCAAGCCCAGATATGATCAAAGCCTTGGAATATATAGAAAATCTCCACAAACAAGCTAACAAGGCTGAAAATGGCCCAGATTACAATTTTTATCAAGGTGCCCCATTTCTTCTGCagcagaaagaaagcaaagatcaGAGCCACCTAGCAGATAATATAAGAGATTCTTTGACTGAAGATGAGTCCCAGTGGGTTAGGTCAATGTTGGAAGCCTTGAGGCAAACAGAAAAAGAGTCAAAGGCTGgatcaaaagaaaataaaccataTACTATGAGTTCAGATAACCTTCCAGCTGGTGTGAGTGATGATTATGAGGCTTATAAGCGGCCTGAGAGACGACACAAATATATCAAAATGCCACATGCACATGATGAAGAAAGTTCAAGAGACAGTCCTTTCAAGCGCACCAATGAAATAGTAGAAGAACAATATACACCCCAAAGCCTTGCTACTTTGGAGTCTGTCTTTCAGGAGCTGGGGAAGATGACGGGACCAAGTAATCACAAAAAAGAGAGGCTGGATGAGGATCAAAAATTGTACacagaagatgaagatgatgTATATAAAGTGAATAATATTGCTTATGAAGATGTAGTGGGAGGAGAAGACTGGAATCCAATAGAGGAAAAAGTGGAAAGCCAAACGCAAGAAGAGATGAAAGATCATAAAGAAGAAATTGATAAAAATGAAGAAGTGATTGATGATGAAATGAAGAGATCAGGGAATCAAGGTTTCCTGGAGAATGAAATGGGGAGAGACAGTAAAGATCAAATGTCAGATGACATTACAAAGCTAATGAATTATTATCTGAAGAGGCTGATGAGCAATATTGGAAATGGCAGGTTAAGGACTGGACATGAAGAAAAAAAGGCAGGTACATTTTTGGAAAAACTTGATCCTCAGTCTATCTCTCAACTAATAGAAATCTCAAGGAATTTACAAATCCCTCCAGAGGATTTACTAGACATGTTGAAAATtggagaaaagcagcagcagagtgaaagGGTAGAGACAGAGCAAGAACCAGAGCTCCCAGAAGATCTTGAGGATGACATCTCTGAAACTAATCTAGACAGCAtagatagatttaaaaataaaatgaaccctAAAAATGGTTACATGAAGCAGCCAATTAATGCTATGCCAGATAATCTAGTTGAAGGCCTCAATATCGAAGATATTGTCAATCTTTTAGGGACTGATAATTTAGCTAATCAGAAAACCTCCTACTTTGTAAATCAGCTTAATGAAGAGAACAATTTGCCAAGACTTCCCTACATTCCCAGAAGACCTAAAGGACATCAACTTCCTAAAGCTCCTTGGATTAATGATTTGGAAAGACGACAAATAGAATAcgaaaaactaaatgaaaaagATGAAGAACTAGCAGATTACTTGGCAAATATGTTGGCAAAATACCCTGAAGTTATGAATACAAACCAGCTGAAACGTGTTCTAGTCCCAGTTTCATCTGAAAATGATCTACAGGAAGACGACCAACTTGAGCAAGCAATCAAAGAACATCTAAATCAGCTGGGATCACAAGAATCTGATAAACTAGTCTCACTCAGCAAAAGGCTGTCCATGGCCC